A segment of the Fibrobacter succinogenes subsp. succinogenes S85 genome:
CTGCTCGCTACAGACGAGAGACGAAAGAGTTTATTCTGTAAAATCAAAAATTTTATTATTCCCGGCTCGCCCGGGAATTTCCTTTTAATTAAACCTTCATCGCATCGACTTGATTGACGATTGTGGTAACGGCTTCGATGTACTTGTTGATGTTTGACACAATCACGTTGTTGTCATTGGTCATATTAGGGATGCGCACGCCCGGGAACATTTCGTAAACTTGTTCGTGACTCTCGGGGTAATTGCCTGTTGAAAGGTAATAGACACCGTAAAGCAAGGGGAGGAGTGTCGTTGCAGAACGCACGTAAATCCCGTGCGGATTACGGTCTTCCTTGAGGTAAAGAAATGCACGGCGCAAATGTACGAGCAGTCCACGCAGTTCGCGTTCGCATTCGATGCGCAGTTCCGCGAGGTTCGGGCTGAAATCTGCAAGCGGCGCTTCGCCGCACAGCGTCACGTTCTTGCTCTTGATGTGCAAGAATTCTAGCGGGAACACGTCCTGCGAAGACTTGATTTCAAAACGGCTGAACACGTGGTTGAACACGATATTTTCGTGCTTTGCTTTTGCTGTGAGCTTCTGCAAGGGGAGCATGTCTTCGACGGAGTTGGACTTTAAAATAAAGCTCACAGTCCACGGGGATTCCAGCGCAGAAAATCCTTCCATAAGGCAATCGCCATGAACGAATGCTGAAATGAGATTGTCGCCGAGCGCTTCTTCAAAGAGCTTCGGCCATTCCGAATTCTGAAATTCTGCAACGCTTAAAATCTTTCTCATAAAGGAACCTCTAAATTACCAGCTTCCGCCGGAGCCGCCACCGCCAAAGTGGCCTCCACCAAATCCACCGCCGAAACCGCCGCCAAAGCCGCCTCCTCCGCTCCCAAAGCCACCGCCAAAACCACCGCGGTGGTGGCCACGACTGCTGTTGCTGAGGGCGTTCCCAAGCAAGAACCAAAGGCATCCGTTTCCGCGACCGCCGCCATTCTTCGCGACGAGCAGGAACAGAATCACGAAAATAAGGAGAGAGAGTCCGTCCAACCAGTTATCATCTTCTTGCGGGAGCTGGTCAGTGTTGACCTCAAGAGTGATTCCTTTTTCCTTGGCAACGACTTGTGCAATTTCCCAGGCAAGCTGCATCACGCCTTGGCCGTACTTTTCAACTCTGAAAGCCGGGACAATCGTCTTTTGCTGGAGTCGTTCCACGAGTACATCGGGCAAGTAACCTTCGGCACCATAGCCGACTTCAACACTGCGCTTATGCTGCTTCATCGCCGCAAAAATCAGGACGCCTTCGTTCGATTTGCCACCAATGCCCCAGCTTTCGGCGATGTTCAATGCGTAATCTCTAAAGTCAGCAAAGCCGATGTCATGGATGAGTGCGACAGCAAGTCCAAAGCCCGCCTTCTTGTAAAGCTCTTCAGAAAGCGTGTTGATGAACTGCACCTCTTGTTTTGAAATCAAGCGGTCTTCATCGTACACGTAACTGTTCTGCGGGCGCTTGGGGAGCCCCGCCTTGTTCACTTTAAAACCTGCCGCAACCGGGATGGCGAGCAACAGAATGAACAGTATTGATAAAATTCTTTTTTGCATAGAAAAAAGCCGCTTTGCCGCGGCTTCGTAAAGATAATAAAGTTATCTAAGTTCTAAGAGCGCAGCGGTCTAAGTTCTACCAACTGCGCCTCCGGCGCCTACTTGCAGAGCGGCAACAGCTGCTTCTGGAGAGGGCTAAAGTCCGTCTTCTTGATAGCGCTGATGGTTGCATCAACTTCATTCTTGCCGACACCTTTTGCCGTTGTGAAAAAGTTGACCTTGTCGCCCTTGATAGAGATGGTAAAGTCAAAAGACGAAATGAACCCGAGCCTGCCTCTAAAGGTGTTTTCAATTTCTACGCTGAGCTCCGGTGCTGCAATTTCTTCATCGTCTGTAGCAAAGATGGATTTTTTAGAAAGAGCATTTTCAAGAGCGCTGCAAGCGTTTGCAATCATGTCGCAGTTTAGCTTGACTTCACAACGGGAAAGCTTCACGCGGTAAGGAACTTCAAGAGCGTTCTTCAAACCTGCTTTTTTTAAAATTTCAAGCGGGAAGTTCGGTTCCACGATAATCACGTATGGGCCTTTTTCGTAGTTCACGTTGCGTAACTTGAACGTAGCGATTCCATTCTTCTGCGTGCGTCGTTCCGAAAGCGTCTTGCTCTGGCGAGCGACAAGCGGGAAGCTTGGCACAGGGCCGATGGAGTCCTTGACAACGACATTCCAGGAAGGCATTTCGGCCTTGGTCAATTCAAAGTTCGGTTCTGTTGTCGTTGTAATCGTGATATTCGAAAGCCTTTCGATGAGCAACTTTTCAATTTCCGGAAGTCCGTGTTCCAAACGGTGGCTGTCGTTGAGCGGATAGATATCGGCGAGTTGGAGCAAGTAGAAATTGTATTCGTTGACCTTGTCTTCCGCCTTTTCCAAATCGTTAGCCGCATTGATATAAACGCGGGTATCAATTGCCTTTCTGGATGACTTTTCAAGCTTTGCAATTTCTTGCTTTAAAGTCTTTAAACGGAATTGGAGGCTTGCCGTAAACTCGTCCATGTCGAGAGTTGCGGTAGCCTTGAAGCCTTTATCCACTTTTACAGGAGTCACCTTGACGCCTTTCAAGACGACGTTGCTCTTGACATTGCTCTTGGACCTGTACGTTTCACCGAGGACGCTCTTGCCATCGTTGATGTCTTCGTACTTGGTCAGAGTTTGAGTGGCGCTAACTTGGGACTTGATCTGCTTTGCGACGCCTGCCATGGCTGTATTGTTCGCATCTTCTTGCGATACTGTGGAGGTGGCGGTGTAGGTGACGATTTTCCCTGCCATCGCCGGGATTACAGCAAGACACGCACAAAGGATAAGGCTTCTGATATTCATTACTAGTTCAGCTCCATCAAAATCAACTTACGAGTGATGTTGTTTTTCTTGGTTTCTGCAATCGGTTTCAGGATCTGTCTAATCTTGGTGTAGACTTCCTGGGAATCCTTGTACTTCAAGGGGTTGGCGTAGATGACAAAGTCAAGTGTCTTGGCGGTCATCACGTTTACTTTCACAGAGCTAAAGTTGCTCTTGAGTCCCTTCATGATGGCATCGTGCAAGTCTTCGGTCTGGCTATCGGAGTATTCGCCCTTGATGTTCACGACGACCTTGTACTGAGTCCCCTTGGCGAAGTCCATCTTCCAGTAGCCGAGAATTTTCTGTTCAAGTCCGGGCATTGCCTTGCGGACTGCGGCACCGATGTTTGAATTGATGTTGATTTTGGAAGTATGGCCGTTGTTACGGACGACGGAGGTCTGCGAACCGAGGAGGCGTGCCGTCGATGTCTCGTAAGCGGAAACTTCAACAGAGACTTCGTCATTCGTCACTTCTGGGGTGTATTTGATATAGATGTCTGCATCGAGAGCAATTCCCGCGAGATAAGACAAATCATCTTCGGTGTTGGCGATGTCGCTCTGCATCTGGAGGATGCTGGTCAGTTCGGCCTGGCCGTTTACAGACTTGACCTCGTAATTCTTCTTGGTGAGATAGCTATTAATGGCTTCTGCCGTTGTGCGAGAGTACGGGCTTTCGCTAGAGAGGTCTGGAACGCCGTCCTTGAGGGTCAAGTTGGGAGAGACCATGATAATCGGAGTCCCGACATCCTGGATGGCGCTTGCTGTGGCATAAGT
Coding sequences within it:
- a CDS encoding TPM domain-containing protein, whose product is MQKRILSILFILLLAIPVAAGFKVNKAGLPKRPQNSYVYDEDRLISKQEVQFINTLSEELYKKAGFGLAVALIHDIGFADFRDYALNIAESWGIGGKSNEGVLIFAAMKQHKRSVEVGYGAEGYLPDVLVERLQQKTIVPAFRVEKYGQGVMQLAWEIAQVVAKEKGITLEVNTDQLPQEDDNWLDGLSLLIFVILFLLVAKNGGGRGNGCLWFLLGNALSNSSRGHHRGGFGGGFGSGGGGFGGGFGGGFGGGHFGGGGSGGSW